CAAAGTCATTGTCTCAGAATGATTATCATTATGAAGAAAGTCAGATCTTCTATCTTCTAGAAAATGACCATTCCCTTAAAAGTAACTGACAGAGCTGCAGAAAGGATATCCACAAAGAAGTGAGTACCGTGGGCTTGGGAAGTAGGAAGTTTTGAAACATGATGGAGAAACAATAATGGTGTGAAATGGGGGTACATGGTCTCCCACCCCTAAAATTTTGGTATTTTACTCACAGAATTATCAGAGCCCAGAATTGTTTTGTGTGTTAAATTATAAGAATGACATAGAGATGTTGGAAgatgttcaatgtgtgctttgagcttcagtaacatttctttttaacgtttggggcatagatgtgcgtgtgtgtgtgtgtgtgtgtgtgtgtgtgtgtgtgtgtgtgcatgtgcatgttagGTATGttcatatggatgccagaggaaagCTTGAGGTGCTATTCTGTACTATCCACCTTGATTTTGCAGACTGGGTCTCTTACTGGTAtggctttccaagtgggaaagacTGGTTGGTTGGTGAGACATTCTAAGGGATTCCatcatttctgtctctcttgaCCTAGGACAATATGCCCATCCCATTAAgtctaacttttaaaatgtaaattctaGGAAGCAAATTTCCACTCATGTTTGTCGGCCAAGAATTTCAAAAACTGACTCATTTCCAAAACCATTTAATATGGTTTCATTATCTAATACAgagtaagatttaaaaaaaatataggtAATTTTTAGTACATCtacaattttaaaatcaaaggaTTAACGAACCAATataatttgtaaaatttttatttatttatttattttattcactttacatcctgttcactgcCCCCTTCAAGTCATTTCCTCCCACATTCCTTCCCCAGTGCATCCCTtattctcctctgagcaggtgggtcCCCCTGCTGGGTAATTGCTCCACCTTGGTATTTCATGTCTGCTAGGTTAGTTGCTTCTTCCCACTCTGAGCCCTGATAAAGCAGCCGAGGTAGTAGAACATATTCCACATACATGCAACAGTTTTTGGGAttgcccccattccagttgtttgggacccatgTGAAGGCTAAGCTGCCCATCTGCTATATATGACTGGGAAGGTCTAGGTCCAACCTGTGTATGTTATTTTGTTGATGGCTCAGATTCTGAGAGCCCCATTatcttgtctacaagaaatgcaggcatgggggatggagcagaaattgagggaatggaCAACCAATGAATGGCCCAACTGTAGAGCCATCCCATTGGCAAGCAGCAATCCctaatactattaatgatactctgttatgcttgcagacagaagcatgTTGTCCACTGAGAGGCTCTATTTATCagttgactcagacagatacagacacctacagccaaacagtggatggagcttgtcgactcttatggaagaataagagaaaggatAGCAGGTACcgaagggataggaactccacaggaagaccaaaagagtaACATAATTCTTGATGGAAGAGAGTTCAGATTCCAAAGATCTCAAGGTGTAAGTTGCTGAAGACTATGTAGGATTTTTGCACAAGTGTCCAGATCTACAAGATAGGAATATCGACATTGAGCACTGCTGAGGGGTTTCTATTATAGACCTGTTTAGGACAATCTGCCACTGATTTCAAAATCACTTGAGTTTTGCAAGTCATATTTCTTATTCTTTGGACGGACCCCAACTGACCAATGGAAGAAAAGAATCAGACTGTCATGCCGGCGTTTCTCTTCCTTGGCATTACAGATAACCTCCATCAGAAGATTgtcatcttcatcatcttttcctttgtttatcTTGTCACTCTTGGAGGCAATGTGGGGATGATAACTCTCATATGGTTGGACCCCCGGCTGCACTCGcctatgtatttttttctcagccaCCTGTCCTTTGTAGATGTGTGCTCCTCTTCTTCTATAGCTCCCAAGATGCTGTGCGACATTTTTGCAGAGAACAAAACCATCTCTTTTGTGGGCTGTGCAGCACAGATGTGGTTCTTTGGTCTCTTTGTGGCAACTGAATGCTTTCTCCTGGCTGCCATGGCATATGACCGGTATGCAGCCATCTGTAAGCCCTTGCTGTATACACTTATTATGTCTCCACATCTCTGTGTGTTGTTGGTTATTGGGCCTTATGCCATTGCTCTTATAAGTACAATGACACATACAACTTTGACCTTTTGCTTACCATTCTGTGGTCCATATATTATCAACCACTTTTTCTGTGACATTTCACCATTGCTGTCTCTAGCATGTACTGACACTAAGTTCAATAAGGTAGTGCTTTTTGTCTTGGCTGGAGCAGTTGGTGTGTTCAGTGGTCTGATCATCCTGATGTCCTATGTCTGCATTTTGATGGCAATTTTGAAGATTCAGACAGCTAATGGGAGATGCAAAGCCTTCTCAACTTGTTCCTCTCACTTGGCAGCTGTCTCTATCCTGTATGGGACTCTTTTCTTTATCTATGTTCGACCCAATGCCAGCTCCTCCTTGAATATTAATAAAGTGATCTCCTTATTTTACACTCAGGTGATCCCCATGTTAAATCCTGTCATCTACAGCTTTAGGAACAAAGAGGTAAAAGATGCATTTAGGAGAAATTTGCAGAAGAAGCACTTCCTAGTAGGTGCTTAAGATAGAATTCTCTCTGTGACATACGTTAACTTGTGAGGGCAAAATGTAAGACAAAGACTACTAGAGTGAGAACAAGAGGCTGCAAGAGAGTCCTTGTTCTGCCTGATCACAAACTATTACACAATTTTGTGGCAGAACTTGATGGATACCACCTTACAGATTTATCACTTTTAGTCAATTTAACTGCACATTGAAATGCTTTAGTTAAACAAGCATCTTCATGTTGAGAATCATATTTTGAAcactaatattttaaataatgccTGATCCAAATGAAACTGAAATCTTGGAAAGTTCAAACTCTGGCAAAATTTTATACATTTCCACATTTTGGCTAAACACAATCCTAGGAACAGAAAATACATGTAGTCTTGTTGCTTTTAAGCCTTACTTCTTGCctcatgtatgtaaatataacatGTGCTGAAATTGTCTGGTGTCCAAAATGGGATATAGGATCCCTTGATATGagcattacagacagttgtgaactaccatgtgtgtgctgggaattcaacccaggttctctggaaaagcagccagtattCTGAACTGCTAggtcacctctccagtcccctgtagtgttgttttttaaaagtggCTTTCAAAATATCTGGAAAAATaaggttttttaaaatttgctaCTTTTGTTTCAAGTGCCATAAACATGTTACCTGCTAAAATTTTGACATGAAATGTAATGAGCTGCAATATGTCATCTACCTTAAAGAATAATTTGACTGTGCCTTCCTCTTTGTCTCCCCTTCTATCTTTGTCTCTATATcactcttctctctgtctgtctgtctctctttctttcgtgtgtgtgtgtctgtgtgtgtgtgtgtgtgtgtgtgtgtgtgtgtaggcatgtgcaGCCTTCACATTTTACCTTGTTCAAGGCAGGCTCTCTTGTTGATCCGTCCACACACTAGGCTGACTAGCCCATCAGCTTCTGAAGAATTTTCTGGTTCTTTCCACATCCTGTTGTAAAATCACTGAGGTCATAGATGTGAACTATACAGCAGTCTTTAGATGGGTCCTAGGGATCTGATATCTGGATCTTAAGTTTGCATAGCAAGCACCTTAATGTTTGAGCTATTTTTTTTACCTCTGATAACACCTCTTTAACAGACTTTAATAGGTCCTATCTTCACAGAAACAAATATTCTTAACTTCATTATCAAGTCTTATTTATGCTATCACTTTTTGCAGCACCTACCTTTTTGTCCAATCCCTTTAAGAATGTATCACAATAAATGTAAAattggaacaaaaatatctataagCATCTAAGAAATTCACTGAGAATTGCATCTACAATACTACCATTGAACCAGATGCTAATATGTTAGTTTCACATGTACAAATATGCTACTAGTTTTATGCTGgcctattttcttttacttcgAACACAAAATATAAAGTGAATGTTATTTTACTATTTAGCCATTCTCATTTATTAATGATCAGAAACTTTAGATCTTGCTAGTTTTAAGTGACTTTCTGAAGGagggaacaaataaaattaatattttacagTGCTTTTGTTTATCTGTGGTGGCAGACATCATGAAAGTTACATCTAGATTGCATTTTCCTCACCTAATTTTGCTAGTGTTTCTGTATTGAATGTATGGCCCAAGACAATTCTCCTCTGTGCAGTGCATCTGAGAGAAACTAGAAGTTAGACACCTGCTTTACACTGTCTACCTCAGTAAGACCATTTTGTTCTGTGTAGGTAAAGTCAGGCTGCAGTTtaccagagaaagagagaggatttttgtttgtttgtttgcttgcttgcttgatttttgttcttttgtttgttctttttttttgtaaagcaaGACTGTTTAGAAGAGTCATTAAACCTCACTACCTCTTTCATAGCTGCCTTAATACCATTTCTTAATGTTCAAGTCTTTCAGTCCtaaagtgttctctctctctctctctctctctctctctctctctctctctctctctctctctctctctcctgactgtgtagctctggctatcctcaGACTCATTaaataaaccaggctggctttggactcacagaaatcttcctgcctttgcctccctggtGCTAAGATTAAGGCATGCACCAACAAGCCTTGCTTTCCTTCTTCCCAAGCTTTGATGTGAGACTTGCAGATGTTGTGAATTCAGCTTCTTTGTTCTCATTCTTCTCACAGACTTTTCTTGGGCTTTTCTTTCAAGTTGCCTTGTCATTGATTGAAGGCAGCGGTCTTGTTCTTCCTTATCTGATTTTAAATTAggtaagatattttttaaaagatgtatgttTGGCCAACTTATCCCTGAAAATGTCTCACAGTCATTAAACATTAGAAAAAAAACCTCATGCTGAAACTACAATAAGACACCACCTCATTAACTGACATTGATTGGAAATAGAtgtacctgaagatccagctatacctcttgtgggcatatacacaaaagatggcCCACCATGTCaggagcacatgttccactatgttcatagcagacttatttgtaataatcagaagctggaaatcaCCCAGATttctcacaacagaagaatggatagagaaaatgtgactcatttacacaatggaatattactcagctattaagaacaggacatcatgagttttgcaggcaaacggaactagaaaatatcctgcatgaggtaactcagacccaaaataacatgcatggtacatactcactaataagtagatattagcaaaaaagtacagaatacccaggatacaatccatgGAACTCAAGAAGTCTGACAAGTCGAAGGGCCCGAACAAGGATGACataatcccacttgggagggagaagaaatcaatcatgggggtgggggtagagggcGGGACCTAAgtgggagaggagacaggaaaggaaagaggggaatATGATCGGGTAACAGGGGTTGGGGGTCGgggacaggactgaagccctcagagacagcagaaagaatggaaacagggaaCCTCAGGATTTaggaggtgtgtatgtgtgtgtgtgtgtgtgtgtgtgtgtgtgtgtgtgtgtgtgccctctaGAAggatcagagacctgggatgtgagaaaCTCTCATGTATCAAGAGGAGGGACTTTAAATGAAATGCCCTGCAGTGggcagagggaacttgtagaacttatctccagtagaaagacagggcatcaagtagagggatggggttaccatcccacagtcaaaaactccgacctagaattgttcctgcctgaaagaactgcatggacaaaaatagagaaaagactgaggagaAGATGGTGCAGTGACTGGTCCAAACTGCGATCCAGCTCAGGGGtaagctccaaggcctgacactagtactgatgctatagtgtgcttacaaacagggacCTATCATAACTGCACTGCaaaaaaggcccaacaagcagctgaaagagtcagatgcaaatatttacacccaaccaatggacagactCTAGTGACCCCTGTGATtagttagggaaaagctggaagaagctgaagaggagggtgaccaTTATAGGAAGAAGAGCAGTCTTAAATAACCTGAACcctcgagatctctcagacactgagccaccaaacaggcagcatacaccagctgatataagccccccaacacatgtacagcagaagactgccaagtctggactcagtcagagatgATGCAAATAACTCTAGAGAGACTTGgagccccagggaatggggaggtctagTGGAGTGGAGGGGGAGACGACATCCTCTTGGATCTGGGGAAAGAGGTGTGGGATGTAGAACAGGCAGAGGGTAGACTAGAAGggagataaagtctggactgtaaaaaattattaaagaataaattgaaattaata
This Rattus norvegicus strain BN/NHsdMcwi chromosome 3, GRCr8, whole genome shotgun sequence DNA region includes the following protein-coding sequences:
- the Or5g27b gene encoding olfactory receptor Olr444, producing MEEKNQTVMPAFLFLGITDNLHQKIVIFIIFSFVYLVTLGGNVGMITLIWLDPRLHSPMYFFLSHLSFVDVCSSSSIAPKMLCDIFAENKTISFVGCAAQMWFFGLFVATECFLLAAMAYDRYAAICKPLLYTLIMSPHLCVLLVIGPYAIALISTMTHTTLTFCLPFCGPYIINHFFCDISPLLSLACTDTKFNKVVLFVLAGAVGVFSGLIILMSYVCILMAILKIQTANGRCKAFSTCSSHLAAVSILYGTLFFIYVRPNASSSLNINKVISLFYTQVIPMLNPVIYSFRNKEVKDAFRRNLQKKHFLVGA